In Topomyia yanbarensis strain Yona2022 chromosome 2, ASM3024719v1, whole genome shotgun sequence, one DNA window encodes the following:
- the LOC131679649 gene encoding uncharacterized protein LOC131679649: MDDGHSWGWDQVLPKAMIERWIAYQSQLPLLNELSIERCVLCPNPTTIQLHLFSDASERAYGACVYVRSTNSAGTVKVALLTTKSKVTPLKQQTIPRLELCGALLAAQLYERVVESLQLPVQTFFWVDSTTVLSWLKSPPTTWTTFVANRVSKTQQATVNCTWRHVAGKENPADHLSRGMTAETLLECVNWWQGTTWLHLDDNEWPIQCPFAIEDPKASIEARKVAPVEPEPSFIDQLVSRFSQYQRMLRIVAYCLRFPRNCQLAKENRPENTCVTVNETQEAETILIRLVQQQSFMEEWRLIEKSMPVSTKSRIKWFHPMLSSPERLIRIGGRINQSQQPYDAKHQIILPSSHHLSTLLVRSYHERHLHAAPQLLVSILRLRYWIIGARNLARKIVHKCVVCVKARPKLIKQFMAELPAKRIIASRPFSATGVDYWGPILLQPPHRRAAARKAYVAVFICFCTKAVHLELVADISTQKFIQALRRFVARRGLCSTYTATMVEILLELLTN; this comes from the coding sequence ATGGACGATGGACACTCCTGGGGATGGGATCAAGTACTCCCGAAAGCGATGATAGAACGTTGGATTGCCTACCAATCTCAACTTCCCCTTCTGAACGAGCTGAGCATCGAACGCTGCGTGCTGTGCCCAAATCCAACAACGATTCAACTGCATTTGTTTTCTGATGCTTCGGAACGTGCCTACGGGGCATGTGTGTATGTACGGTCAACAAATTCAGCAGGCACCGTCAAGGTCGCCCTGCTAACAACTAAATCAAAGGTTACACCACTCAAGCAACAAACCATCCCACGATTGGAACTGTGTGGGGCCTTACTAGCAGCACAACTTTATGAAAGGGTCGTCGAATCTCTACAACTACCAGTCCAAACATTCTTCTGGGTGGACTCAACTACGGTACTTAGCTGGCTCAAATCACCACCCACAACTTGGACCACCTTCGTAGCAAACCGTGTTTCCAAAACTCAACAAGCAACGGTGAATTGTACCTGGCGACACGTAGCAGGCAAGGAAAATCCTGCCGACCATCTATCACGAGGAATGACAGCAGAGACACTCCTAGAATGTGTCAACTGGTGGCAGGGAACAACCTGGTTGCACCTTGATGACAACGAATGGCCCATACAATGTCCATTTGCAATCGAGGATCCTAAAGCATCCATTGAGGCGCGCAAAGTAGCACCGGTGGAACCCGAACCATCCTTCATCGACCAGCTCGTCAGTAGATTCTCCCAATATCAACGAATGCTGCGGATCGTCGCATATTGTCTTAGATTTCCTAGAAACTGCCAACTCGCAAAGGAAAATCGACCAGAGAACACCTGCGTTACTGTAAACGAAACACAAGAAGCAGAAACAATTTTAATTAGACTCGTTCAGCAGCAATCATTTATGGAAGAATGGCGGTTAATCGAAAAATCAATGCCAGTTTCCACGAAATCACGAATCAAATGGTTTCATCCCATGCTATCATCCCCTGAGCGCCTGATACGCATTGGAGGAAGGATAAATCAATCCCAGCAACCCTACGACGCGAAACATCAAATCATCCTACCGTCATCTCATCATTTGTCAACTCTACTGGTAAGAAGTTATCATGAGCGACACCTTCATGCCGCTCCCCAGCTGCTAGTCAGCATTCTACGTCTCCGGTATTGGATTATAGGAGCCAGGAACTTGGCACGCAAAATTGTCCACAAGTGTGTTGTTTGTGTCAAAGCTCGTCCAAAACTAATCAAACAGTTCATGGCTGAACTACCAGCGAAACGCATCATCGCCTCTCGACCGTTTTCAGCAACTGGTGTTGACTACTGGGGTCCGATACTGTTACAGCCACCTCACCGTCGAGCCGCTGCGCGGAAGGCCTACGTAGCCGTTTTTATATGTTTTTGCACAAAGGCTGTGCACCTGGAACTGGTGGCAGACATCAGCACTCAAAAATTCATACAAGCACTTAGACGTTTCGTTGCTCGTCGTGGATTGTGTTCAACCTATACAGCGACAATGGTAGAAATTTTGTTGGAGCTGCTAACGAACTAA